Proteins encoded within one genomic window of Brenneria nigrifluens DSM 30175 = ATCC 13028:
- a CDS encoding ABC transporter permease, with translation MSVKSYSRGAGRFSWALLTPALLFLLLFLLAPLALLAGQSLGNVDSLLEPLPGYGLSQYLIVFTSPDYLHALWTTLWVALFTALLCLLLAYPAAWLLVSVRGRGWRTLLYVVLVSPLLTSVVIRTFAWIVLLAQNGLINDLLVSAGVVPRPLALLWNMPAVIIAYVQVMLPFAVLPLVTSLNEIAPNLKLASMSLGAGRIETFRRIVLPLTIPGMLTGFIIVFALAAGSYITPLLIGGRLQPLLPIAIYQQALQIANLPLAAALSLTLLFATLLVAFFAGGILKRWERKTYGH, from the coding sequence ATGAGCGTAAAGTCATATTCCCGCGGCGCCGGGCGATTCTCCTGGGCTTTACTGACGCCGGCGCTGCTCTTCCTGCTGCTGTTTCTGCTGGCCCCGCTGGCGCTGCTGGCGGGGCAAAGCCTCGGCAACGTCGACAGCCTGCTCGAACCGCTGCCCGGCTACGGCCTGTCGCAGTACCTGATCGTCTTCACCTCGCCCGACTATCTGCACGCCTTATGGACCACCCTGTGGGTTGCGCTCTTTACCGCGCTGCTGTGCCTGCTGCTGGCCTATCCGGCGGCGTGGCTGCTGGTGTCGGTGCGCGGCCGGGGATGGCGCACCCTGCTGTATGTGGTGCTGGTTTCTCCCCTGCTGACCAGCGTGGTGATCCGCACCTTTGCCTGGATTGTGCTGCTGGCCCAGAACGGACTGATCAACGACCTGCTGGTGTCCGCGGGCGTCGTTCCCCGGCCGCTGGCGTTGCTGTGGAATATGCCCGCGGTGATCATCGCCTATGTGCAGGTGATGCTGCCGTTCGCCGTCTTGCCGCTGGTCACCTCGCTCAATGAGATCGCCCCCAATCTCAAACTGGCGTCGATGAGCCTTGGCGCGGGGCGGATTGAAACCTTTCGGCGCATTGTCCTGCCGCTGACGATCCCGGGCATGCTGACCGGCTTTATTATCGTCTTTGCGCTGGCGGCCGGCAGCTACATCACGCCGCTGCTGATTGGCGGACGTTTGCAGCCGCTGCTGCCGATCGCCATCTACCAGCAGGCGTTGCAGATCGCCAATCTGCCGCTGGCCGCCGCGCTGTCGCTGACGCTGCTGTTCGCCACGCTGCTGGTGGCGTTTTTCGCCGGGGGAATACTTAAACGCTGGGAAAGAAAAACCTATGGTCACTAA
- a CDS encoding ABC transporter ATP-binding protein: MSWLYLEDIERRFAEHVALDGVSLQIEQGEFFSLLGPSGCGKTTLLNIIAGFLAPGRGAVSLGGRDITPLPPYQRAIGMVFQNYALFPHLSVFDNVAYGLKVKKLPRKAIAGRVKQVLELVRLEALGGRMPHQLSGGQQQRVAIARALAIEPQVLLLDEPLSNLDAKLRKEMQDELRALQRRVGITTILVTHDQEEALTLSDRIGILGQGRLQQVGTPLTLYRQPANRFVAEFIGQANLFDVRAAGDEGEFVAQRHFSAADRPLRLRVKQPTADAPSGLMLRPERIRITTEPSAEAVNRTPAILREASYTGAVMRLRLALPGGGELLAHSADGQFDAIPAPGTPFTLSWRSDDVIALPNEAEAR, encoded by the coding sequence ATGAGTTGGTTGTATCTCGAGGATATTGAACGCCGTTTTGCCGAGCATGTGGCGCTGGACGGCGTGAGCCTACAGATTGAGCAGGGGGAGTTTTTCTCCCTTCTCGGCCCCAGCGGCTGCGGCAAAACCACCCTGTTGAATATTATCGCCGGTTTTCTCGCCCCCGGCCGCGGGGCGGTGTCGCTCGGCGGCCGGGATATTACGCCGCTGCCGCCGTATCAGCGCGCCATCGGCATGGTGTTTCAGAACTACGCGCTGTTCCCGCACCTGTCGGTGTTCGACAATGTGGCGTACGGCCTGAAGGTGAAAAAGCTGCCGCGCAAGGCTATCGCCGGCCGGGTGAAACAGGTTTTGGAGCTGGTCAGGCTTGAGGCCCTCGGCGGACGCATGCCCCATCAGCTCTCCGGCGGTCAGCAGCAGCGGGTGGCGATCGCCCGCGCGCTGGCTATCGAACCGCAGGTGCTGTTGCTGGATGAACCCTTGTCGAATCTCGACGCCAAACTGCGCAAAGAGATGCAGGATGAACTGCGCGCCTTGCAGCGGCGCGTGGGCATCACCACCATTCTGGTCACCCACGATCAGGAAGAGGCGCTCACTCTTTCCGATCGCATCGGCATTCTCGGTCAGGGGCGCCTGCAACAGGTGGGCACGCCGCTGACGCTGTACCGGCAACCCGCCAACCGTTTCGTCGCCGAGTTTATCGGGCAGGCGAATCTTTTTGACGTGCGTGCGGCGGGCGACGAAGGCGAATTTGTGGCGCAGCGGCATTTTTCCGCCGCCGATCGGCCGCTGCGTCTGCGGGTCAAGCAGCCTACGGCCGATGCGCCGTCCGGGCTGATGCTGCGTCCGGAGCGCATCCGGATAACGACGGAACCGTCGGCGGAGGCGGTCAATCGGACGCCGGCCATCCTGCGGGAGGCCAGCTATACCGGCGCCGTTATGCGGCTGCGGCTGGCACTGCCCGGCGGCGGCGAGCTGCTGGCGCATAGCGCCGACGGGCAGTTCGACGCCATCCCCGCGCCGGGCACGCCGTTTACCCTGAGCTGGCGCAGCGATGACGTGATCGCCTTGCCCAATGAGGCGGAGGCGCGATGA
- a CDS encoding ABC transporter substrate-binding protein, whose amino-acid sequence MRKLPFKRLLLSLAIGLASFAGQAASDDAPAPTDSVVIGVYGGDWEKNIRSAGLDRFAQENNIKVTVVAGADAEWFAKLRAAKGRRAPYDIVVFQPDTIQRAIAAGLLQPLDARHIANLDKLYASVQQRFVSEGKTYAAAFSLGQLGLAYRSDLVPHAPKSWLDLWDPAYKGHVAISSPTYAAGLQFFAGLVHALGGKLENGADVDKAFAKLAELKGQAVAFPDSPGAIQTLLERGDAWVVPYWDGRVFALKQQGLKIDFVYPSDGPVVGAANWAIPKGAPNLANAYKLVNYLSGAEVQKAFSDKSLYGMTNKEVQYSDSLKSQVQVGEEAYNQLIWIDYATATPKLAEWTARWSKTLGGGQ is encoded by the coding sequence ATGCGTAAACTGCCCTTTAAACGGTTACTGCTTTCCCTTGCCATCGGCCTGGCGTCGTTTGCCGGCCAGGCGGCGTCCGACGACGCGCCGGCGCCGACCGACAGCGTGGTGATCGGGGTGTACGGCGGCGACTGGGAAAAGAATATCCGCAGCGCCGGTCTCGATCGGTTCGCGCAGGAAAACAATATCAAAGTCACCGTGGTGGCCGGGGCGGATGCCGAGTGGTTCGCGAAATTGCGCGCCGCCAAAGGCCGCCGCGCCCCGTATGATATCGTGGTATTTCAGCCCGATACCATTCAGCGGGCGATAGCCGCCGGTCTGCTGCAGCCGCTGGATGCTCGGCACATCGCCAATCTGGACAAGCTGTACGCCTCGGTGCAGCAGCGCTTCGTCAGCGAGGGCAAAACCTACGCCGCCGCGTTCAGCCTCGGCCAGTTGGGGCTGGCGTACCGCAGCGATCTGGTGCCGCATGCGCCGAAAAGCTGGCTGGATCTGTGGGACCCGGCCTATAAGGGCCACGTCGCCATCTCGTCGCCCACCTACGCCGCCGGGCTGCAATTTTTCGCCGGACTGGTGCACGCCCTCGGCGGCAAGCTGGAAAACGGCGCCGACGTGGATAAGGCGTTCGCCAAGCTGGCCGAGCTGAAAGGCCAGGCGGTGGCTTTCCCGGATAGCCCCGGCGCCATCCAGACGCTGCTGGAGCGCGGCGATGCCTGGGTGGTGCCCTACTGGGACGGCCGCGTTTTCGCCCTGAAACAGCAGGGGCTGAAAATCGACTTTGTGTATCCGTCGGACGGTCCGGTGGTGGGGGCGGCGAACTGGGCGATCCCCAAAGGCGCGCCCAATCTGGCCAACGCCTATAAGCTGGTGAATTACCTCTCCGGCGCCGAGGTGCAAAAAGCCTTCTCCGACAAATCGCTCTACGGTATGACCAACAAAGAGGTGCAATACAGCGATAGCCTGAAGAGCCAGGTGCAGGTGGGGGAGGAAGCCTATAACCAGCTGATTTGGATCGACTACGCCACGGCGACGCCGAAGCTGGCGGAGTGGACCGCCCGCTGGAGCAAGACGCTCGGAGGAGGGCAATGA
- a CDS encoding hydantoinase B/oxoprolinase family protein: MKLDPVTLEILNNKLTALTEEMCHTLQRTGRTLYVKETADFCCALADRDGRFFAYPRGIGVSGFVGLNCLAAIQAVGALQPGDVILTNDPYRSRGLATHLPDLQVIEPYFHQGEIIAYGWAFLHASDVGGNVPSSISPTNSDLFQEGLQIPPLKLVRGGELNQDIILLLRANSRTPDANHGDLQALLAALAAGRRRLAGIVARHGADGVLAAQRDLPAYSASRARQALRRIPDGHYQFSDYLDDEAGSGLPVRLALKIAVDDGNIHLDFSGTDPQVAAAINIPSHGEVHSWLTLRILALVCTLDKTVPLNAGLLAPITLFAPPGSLVNPLYPAAVGVRHAAAVRINDVLNGVLGQALPDIMPAASGGAIIPLVVAQRSERGQNVQVIEPMVGGGGGRFGCDGVDGRDNSISNLANNPVEMVEAETAVEIREYALRADSAGAGQWRGGCGQQIRVRILQDDTLILARGMERLRFQPWGAQGGLPGAATRLTLNAQRDDARALGKIDLLPVKRGDEILLQTAGGGGWGDPFLRDAERVTRDVALGLVSAAAARELYGVVLNNLQIDVAATARARQSIRQNSSRGAHWDNWRQIFDSDSLDRLNAALYAHPLSQRSRLRREFYAAILAQLPADFPQVAPDPQMCERIRQQWPQRLLALQQANNRLSTD; the protein is encoded by the coding sequence ATGAAACTCGACCCGGTGACGCTCGAAATACTCAACAACAAACTGACCGCCTTGACCGAGGAGATGTGCCATACGCTGCAGCGCACCGGCAGAACCCTGTACGTGAAAGAGACCGCCGATTTCTGCTGCGCGCTGGCTGACCGCGACGGGCGTTTTTTCGCCTATCCGCGCGGCATTGGCGTGTCGGGGTTTGTGGGGCTGAATTGCCTGGCCGCCATTCAGGCGGTGGGCGCGCTGCAACCGGGCGATGTCATCCTTACCAACGATCCCTACCGCTCCCGCGGGTTGGCGACCCATCTGCCCGACCTGCAGGTTATCGAACCCTATTTTCATCAGGGCGAAATTATCGCCTACGGCTGGGCGTTTCTGCACGCCTCCGACGTGGGCGGTAACGTTCCCAGCAGCATTTCGCCGACCAACAGCGATCTGTTTCAAGAGGGGCTGCAAATCCCGCCGCTCAAACTGGTGCGCGGCGGCGAGCTCAATCAGGATATTATTCTGCTGCTGCGCGCCAACAGCCGCACGCCGGATGCCAACCATGGCGATCTTCAGGCGCTGCTGGCGGCGTTGGCCGCGGGGCGTCGGCGTCTCGCCGGCATCGTCGCCCGGCATGGGGCGGACGGCGTTCTGGCGGCGCAGCGGGATTTGCCGGCCTATTCCGCCAGCCGGGCGCGCCAGGCGTTACGGCGCATCCCCGATGGCCATTACCAATTCTCGGACTATCTCGACGATGAAGCCGGCAGCGGCCTGCCGGTCAGACTGGCGCTGAAAATCGCGGTGGATGACGGGAACATCCATCTGGATTTCAGCGGCACCGATCCGCAGGTGGCCGCCGCCATCAATATTCCCAGCCACGGCGAGGTGCATAGCTGGCTGACCCTGCGCATCCTGGCGCTGGTGTGTACGCTGGACAAAACCGTGCCGCTCAACGCCGGTCTGCTGGCGCCGATTACCCTTTTCGCGCCGCCCGGTTCGTTGGTCAACCCGCTCTATCCCGCCGCCGTCGGCGTCCGCCACGCCGCGGCGGTGCGCATCAATGACGTGCTCAACGGCGTGCTGGGACAGGCATTGCCCGACATTATGCCGGCGGCCAGCGGCGGCGCCATCATCCCGCTGGTGGTGGCGCAGCGCAGCGAACGGGGGCAGAACGTGCAGGTTATCGAACCCATGGTGGGCGGCGGCGGCGGACGCTTTGGCTGCGACGGCGTGGACGGACGCGATAACAGTATCTCCAATCTGGCGAACAATCCCGTCGAAATGGTGGAAGCGGAAACGGCGGTCGAGATCCGCGAATACGCCCTGCGCGCCGATTCCGCCGGGGCCGGACAGTGGCGCGGCGGCTGCGGACAACAAATCCGCGTGCGGATTTTACAGGATGACACCCTGATCCTGGCGCGCGGCATGGAGCGCCTGCGCTTCCAGCCCTGGGGGGCGCAGGGCGGCTTGCCGGGCGCCGCGACGCGCCTGACCCTCAATGCGCAGCGCGACGATGCGCGGGCGCTGGGGAAGATCGATCTGCTGCCGGTCAAGCGCGGGGATGAAATCCTGCTGCAAACCGCCGGCGGCGGCGGTTGGGGCGATCCCTTTTTGCGCGATGCCGAACGGGTGACGCGCGACGTGGCGTTGGGACTGGTCAGCGCCGCCGCCGCCCGCGAGTTGTACGGCGTGGTGCTGAATAATCTGCAGATCGACGTCGCCGCGACGGCGCGGGCGCGCCAGTCAATACGTCAGAACTCTTCACGCGGCGCGCACTGGGACAACTGGCGGCAGATCTTCGACAGCGACTCCCTCGACCGGCTCAACGCGGCGCTTTACGCCCATCCGCTTTCCCAACGCAGCCGGCTGCGCCGGGAGTTTTACGCCGCCATTCTGGCGCAACTGCCGGCGGATTTTCCGCAAGTCGCGCCCGATCCGCAGATGTGCGAGCGTATTCGGCAACAGTGGCCGCAGCGGCTGCTGGCGCTACAACAAGCCAATAACAGACTATCCACCGACTAA